A window of Companilactobacillus allii genomic DNA:
TTAAGCGTTTAACGAATACCTTTTGTCCTCCAAAATATCGCTTGTTATCCATATTGCCATAAGGAGTTTCCCAAGCTGTTACATTTTGATCGGAATAATAGAGGATTTGAGATGATCGATTGATTGGCATACTATCAATTATTTGGTAAATGTAGCTGATATTTTCTGCATTCACATTGAGTGGGCTACTGATAGACTGTTGTTCTTCAGAATATTGCTTCAAGACAACAGTCGAGATATTCTCGGAACTAGGTATCCAAGTACTTCCACCTAAGTTATACCAAATAGTATTACTGTAAGTTTCCTTCAATGCCTTGTATACACGCCAATTTGAATCATGTGGTAATGGAAGCTTCAAGGCAATTTTACTGCCCGGTTCGTTAAAGACATCAACGTTGTCATTAGTCTTGATAAATAGATTCTTTTTGATGTCGTATTTTACAAATGGAATAGTATTATAGACAAATTCATATTCCTGAACGTGACTTGAAAAATGTCCCTTAGATTTCTTAGGATAATCAACAAGGAAACGTTCGGCCTCTGCTAGTGGTTTGGCTTGATAATCTTTGTTCAATTCACCATAAAGGTATTGAGGATCAGATATCAATTCACCATTAGTATTACGGTGATAAACGACCACTGGAGCTGCCATTTGCTTGAAGTAAATAAGATAGATCCCATCATCATTTGGAATGAAGGTCTGTTGAAAATTCTGGACAGATGATAAGACATATCCTGGAATAGTTTTCCAAGGCATATCCAAATTGTCGTTATAGTGACCCTTTAAACTTACAGGCTTTGCCAAAGGCGAACCAACTGAGTCGATATAGTTAATAGTTATTTCTACATCGTTGCGAGTTATTTTCTTAATTTTAGAAGAAACAAGATTATTATTCATATGTGTGTCCCCATTTTTTGGGGAATAGGTTCTTTTAGTAAATTTCCCCATAATTAAACCCCTTCAATGTACTTTAGATTAGTGTAATTCTATCACGACTAAGTAGGGGAGTTAGTCAAATGTGACCTTATTAGCGATAACTTAAATTAAATATAAAGAAGATTAAAGAAAAATTTAAAAAATAGAAATTGGGCAGAATACAAAAAAACAATATTCACATGAGTAAATATCGTTTTTGGGGTACATATTAAGTAAATCTATTTCTTTTCAGAAACCTCGGCAGTTTCAGGTGCATTGTATTTACCAATGGTGATTTCACCTTTAACGATCTTAGCTTCAAGTTCTTTTTCTTTAGAATTATCCAAGAAGTAATCAGCAACTTTATCTTCGATTTGTTCCTCAATAACTCTTCTCAATGGACGAGCACCCATCTTAGGATTGAAGCCTAGATCAACAAGCTTCTCTTTGGCATCCTTTGTAACGTGAATACTTAAGTTTTGATCAGCAATCATTGAGTTTGTGTCAGCGAGCATCAAATCAACGATCTTCATCAAGTTGGCTTTTGTTAATGAGTTGAACTCAACTATGCCATCAAATCTATTTAGGAATTCAGGTTTGAAGAATTCTGACAAACTGTTAATAACTGAATGTGTCTTACCGTTTGCTTCTGCACCAAATCCAACGTTTGCTTCTTGCAAGCCTTGTCCGGCGTTTGAAGTCATAATAATGATAGTATCCTTGAAACTTACTGTACGGCCTTGAGAGTCAGTTAAACGACCGTCATCAAGAATCTGTAGGAACATATGCATTACATCAGGGTGAGCCTTTTCGATTTCGTCTAGTAGAATCAAACTGTATGGGTTACGACGAACTTGTTCAGTTAATTGACCAGCTTCTTCATAACCTACATACCCTGGAGGTGAACCGATAAGCTTTGACACACTGTGTTTTTCCATGTACTCAGACATATCAAAACGGATCATTGAGTCTTCAGTACCGAATAACTCACGTGCTAATTGCTTAGCAAGCTCAGTTTTACCAACACCAGTAGGTCCTACAAATAGGAAACTACCGATTGGTCTACCAGATTTATTGAAACCAACTCTGTTACGACGGATTGCTTTAGAAACTTGCTTTACAGCATCGTCTTGTCCAATGATATGGCTCTTTAAATCTGAATCCAAGTTCTTCAATTGTGATTGTTCTTTTGATTGGAGTTCACCAACAGGGATGTTGGTCTTTTCTTCAACGATATCTTGAATAGCCTTTTCAGTAACGATGCTCTTGTCAGCAGGTTCGCCATTTGCACTATTTTTCATATCTTGGAACTTAGTTACTTGATCACGGTAGTAAGCGGCTTTTTCGTAATCTTCATTACGTAGGGCAGCTTGCTTTTGTACTTCAGCATCAGATATCTTATTGTCTAGATCAGCCATATCAACGTGATTGATCTGCAAGTTCTTTTTAGAACCAGCCTCATCAATTAAGTCAATTGCCTTATCTGGCAAGAATCTATCTTGAATGTAACGTGCTGATAATTCTGCAGCAGCCTTGATAGCTTCATTAGAGTACTTTACGTGATGATAATCTTCATATTTTGGTTGAAGACCCTTAAGAATTTGAACTGTCTCTTCAACAGTAGGTTCATCAACTTGAACAGGTTGTAGACGACGCTCAAGAGCTGAATCTTTTTCAATAGTTCTATATTCATTCAGAGTTGTTGCACCGACCAATTGTAGGTCGCCACGTGCTAGGGCAGGTTTCAAGACGTTACCAGCATCCATACCACCTTCGGCATTACCAGCTCCAACGATTTCATGAATTTCATCAATGAACAAGATGATTTCCTTGCTCTTTTGTAATTCTTGGATCAATTGTTGCATACGTTGTTCGAATTGACCACGGACACCAGTTCCTTGAACTAGTGAAACGACGTCTAGTCTAACAACACGTTTATTTTGTAACTTCTCTGGGACATCTCCGTCCGCAATTTTTTGAGCAAGACCTTCAACAACAGCTGTTTTACCAACACCAGCCTCACCAATTAGAACGGGGTTGTTCTTTGTTCTTCTATTTAAAATTTCAATGACACGACTAATTTCTTT
This region includes:
- a CDS encoding MucBP domain-containing protein, producing MNNNLVSSKIKKITRNDVEITINYIDSVGSPLAKPVSLKGHYNDNLDMPWKTIPGYVLSSVQNFQQTFIPNDDGIYLIYFKQMAAPVVVYHRNTNGELISDPQYLYGELNKDYQAKPLAEAERFLVDYPKKSKGHFSSHVQEYEFVYNTIPFVKYDIKKNLFIKTNDNVDVFNEPGSKIALKLPLPHDSNWRVYKALKETYSNTIWYNLGGSTWIPSSENISTVVLKQYSEEQQSISSPLNVNAENISYIYQIIDSMPINRSSQILYYSDQNVTAWETPYGNMDNKRYFGGQKVFVKRLIQLDNSSVWAELEDGYYIESKYLNL
- a CDS encoding ATP-dependent Clp protease ATP-binding subunit, with protein sequence MLCQNCQKNEATIHLYTSVNGQRTEINLCQNCYQQLRNQANEGMNNMVENPNGFSSFEDLFNSLNNGGQSANGFEQQGPQTQTGGGNGNNRRHSRGNGVLDQYGVDLTELAKKGQIDPVIGRDKEISRVIEILNRRTKNNPVLIGEAGVGKTAVVEGLAQKIADGDVPEKLQNKRVVRLDVVSLVQGTGVRGQFEQRMQQLIQELQKSKEIILFIDEIHEIVGAGNAEGGMDAGNVLKPALARGDLQLVGATTLNEYRTIEKDSALERRLQPVQVDEPTVEETVQILKGLQPKYEDYHHVKYSNEAIKAAAELSARYIQDRFLPDKAIDLIDEAGSKKNLQINHVDMADLDNKISDAEVQKQAALRNEDYEKAAYYRDQVTKFQDMKNSANGEPADKSIVTEKAIQDIVEEKTNIPVGELQSKEQSQLKNLDSDLKSHIIGQDDAVKQVSKAIRRNRVGFNKSGRPIGSFLFVGPTGVGKTELAKQLARELFGTEDSMIRFDMSEYMEKHSVSKLIGSPPGYVGYEEAGQLTEQVRRNPYSLILLDEIEKAHPDVMHMFLQILDDGRLTDSQGRTVSFKDTIIIMTSNAGQGLQEANVGFGAEANGKTHSVINSLSEFFKPEFLNRFDGIVEFNSLTKANLMKIVDLMLADTNSMIADQNLSIHVTKDAKEKLVDLGFNPKMGARPLRRVIEEQIEDKVADYFLDNSKEKELEAKIVKGEITIGKYNAPETAEVSEKK